The Calditrichota bacterium nucleotide sequence TTTTGATCTGCCGGCTTATGTTAAAGGACGTCGCCTAAACGGTTTTATCAACAATCCGAATCCTGCGGATCTGTATGGATTGGAAACTGAGTGGCAATCGAATTTCTGGTTTTTGCCCGGTGCTTTCAAAGGTCTCGTGTTGACGGTCAATTACACCTACATCCATTCAGAAGCCAAGTACCCTCGTACCGAACCGATTGTGAAAAACATTTCCTTTCCATTTCCTCACATGGAAGTGGTTGGTAATTTGGACACAACGTACACCGCGCGGCTAATCGACCAACCCTCTCATATTTTTAACCTTATGTTGGGATATGACTACAAAGGTTTTTCCGTTCGGGGTTCCATGCAGTTTACCTCGGATGTGTTCAGATCCACGAATTATTACGAGCAATTGCGGACAACAACCCGGGCGCTTACACTGTACGATCTTTCTCTGCGCCAAAAATTGCCGTTCAACGGACTGCAATTTTATCTGAACTGGAGCAATATTTCGGAACCCATTGAATTCAGCGTAAAACATCTGGGTAGCGACGATTACTACGCTGACAAGCATTTTTACGGCATGACGCTGGATGCCGGCTTGCGCTATTCGTTTTAGAGGACAAGACGTCAGTTCATCATTTAACGACAATTAAATGACAAAGGAGGTGACTTAAAAGTCAGGAAATCCCGAAAAGCAAGGTTCGGCATTACCTTGCACGATTTTGTAAAACAGGGCTTAAAATCCACAGGTCGTTTCATTAAAAGTAAGGAGAGCAAAATGAAAAAAGTGCTTGTTTTTTTAACCATGTTGTCTCTGGTTTTTGTAACCAGTACATTCGCCCAATCGGTCAAAGTGGTTCCGGCCGTTCATGAAGACGGAACGGCTTACGTGAATTCTCTGATTAAAGAGATGATAGACGATACGTTAGCCGACGGCTCGCAGGCGCACGACATCTACGTGTTGAAAAAAGGTGCGGTCTATCTTTTATCCCAAAAAATGATATTCCACAATCCCATGACTATTGTTGGGGAAACACCAACCGCTGATTCCGCTATTGCACAGATAACTCCCCAGCCTTTTCAAAATGGTACGTGTATCGGGCAGGTCATTAATACCTATGCCGATTTGACCATTAAAAACGTTTATTTCCATGGAGTTGCCACAAATAATACGGCCCGTGTCGGCGGAAGTTTAATCGTGGCCAAAAAACCGAAACTGCGCATCCATTTGGATGGTGTGGGCTGGGATTACATGGGCTGGTCTTCTTTACAGTTTAACCAAGACAGCCTGGTGGTTATTCTGGAAAATTTGCACGTACGCAACAACACCCGTCCTTCCGGTGTGTATTGTCCGTGGACGATGAATTTCGGCCAGCACAATACCGATACGTTGATTGTACGCAACTGTACCATTTTCAACCAGTTGAGCTTTCTGTTCAAAGGCCGCTGGATGTATTTTAACTATTTGGAAATCGACCACAATACCATCTGCCAAACCGGCAAATGGCCGCTGCACTACCATTGGTACCGCAATGCCAAAATCACCAACAATATTTTCTACGATGTCGATATGTGGGGCGACAAAGTCGTTGAGCGTCAGGGTCAGGATCCCGATCTGGAAATGTTCGGTATTGTGAACGTGGATACCCTGCCGGGCAATGCACCGGGTGATACGGTGAAAAGTGTTTACACCATTCCCGAAAATCAAAGAAAATTGCTCGTCAAGAATAACTGCTACTATTGGTCGCAGGATGTGTTGAATTACTATGATACCCAAGATTCGGTACAATGCGATGTGTGGATGAATCCGCGTACGAAAGCCATGTTCGCCGACGACGAACACTACCCCGGCCTGGTTGAAGAAAATACGTTTAATATCGATCCGGGCTTTGTCCAAACCGGTCCCAATGTGATTCTGGATTGGGTTAAAAATGCTCGGGCTGGCGGTACGGCTTATCTGCCCGGGTGGGAACCCGATAAGGATAACTTGCCCGATTATTACCGGTTTGTGTTGGATTGGCCCTATCCCGAAGATCTTTCATACTCCACGACCTCTCCGTTGTACACGGCGGCAGACGGCGGATTTCCCGTGGGTGATTTGAATTGGTTTCCCGAAAAGAAAAAGGAATGGGAACAGTGGATTCAAACCGATGTGAAGACGGAATTTGCAGGTAAAATTCCGTCGGAATTCTCCCTTGACCAGAATTACCCCAATCCGTTTAATCCGGTAACGTCCATTCATTACACCCTTCCGAAATCCGGTCAGGTGAGCCTGGTGGTGTACAACGAAATGGGGCAGCAGGTGAAAACGCTGATCAACAAAAAACAGGCCGCAGGCACCTACGTGGTTAGCTGGCAGGGTACGAATGACCTGGGCATGGCTGTTCCCAGCGGCATTTACTTTTACCGGCTGAAAACCCAGTCCGGGACGCAAGTACGCAAAATGTTGTTGTTGAAATAAGTTTGTAGGTTTGCGCTCAAATGGATTTCCCTCTGTCGAAAAACAGAGGGAAATCCTTTTTTATGTAAAATCCGCGAGACTGCATGTGGAGTTCAATGTGAAAAAAAGACACGTTGTTCCGATCGT carries:
- a CDS encoding T9SS type A sorting domain-containing protein, with the translated sequence MKKVLVFLTMLSLVFVTSTFAQSVKVVPAVHEDGTAYVNSLIKEMIDDTLADGSQAHDIYVLKKGAVYLLSQKMIFHNPMTIVGETPTADSAIAQITPQPFQNGTCIGQVINTYADLTIKNVYFHGVATNNTARVGGSLIVAKKPKLRIHLDGVGWDYMGWSSLQFNQDSLVVILENLHVRNNTRPSGVYCPWTMNFGQHNTDTLIVRNCTIFNQLSFLFKGRWMYFNYLEIDHNTICQTGKWPLHYHWYRNAKITNNIFYDVDMWGDKVVERQGQDPDLEMFGIVNVDTLPGNAPGDTVKSVYTIPENQRKLLVKNNCYYWSQDVLNYYDTQDSVQCDVWMNPRTKAMFADDEHYPGLVEENTFNIDPGFVQTGPNVILDWVKNARAGGTAYLPGWEPDKDNLPDYYRFVLDWPYPEDLSYSTTSPLYTAADGGFPVGDLNWFPEKKKEWEQWIQTDVKTEFAGKIPSEFSLDQNYPNPFNPVTSIHYTLPKSGQVSLVVYNEMGQQVKTLINKKQAAGTYVVSWQGTNDLGMAVPSGIYFYRLKTQSGTQVRKMLLLK